The proteins below are encoded in one region of Sporosarcina sp. FSL K6-1508:
- the hisIE gene encoding bifunctional phosphoribosyl-AMP cyclohydrolase/phosphoribosyl-ATP diphosphatase HisIE gives MTMTILIDTLAFDENGLIPAIVQDDRTGNVLMLAYMNKESLQKTIDTKETWFFSRSRQELWNKGATSGNRQIVKNLSIDCDNDSLLIQVTPLGPACHTGEVTCFNDTVFDDNILNRSIVHEITDEIKNRRANPIEGSYTSYLFREGLDKILKKVGEETTEVVIGAKNRDKAEVTSELADLTYHSLVLMEELGVSVEDVKNELRKRRPKSEVLRDE, from the coding sequence ATCACTATGACAATACTAATTGATACACTAGCATTTGACGAAAATGGTCTGATTCCAGCAATTGTTCAAGACGACCGAACGGGGAATGTGCTGATGCTAGCTTATATGAATAAAGAGTCGCTGCAGAAAACGATTGATACGAAAGAGACTTGGTTTTTCAGCAGATCAAGACAGGAACTATGGAACAAGGGGGCAACATCCGGCAATCGACAAATTGTAAAAAACCTTTCAATCGATTGCGACAATGATTCCCTATTAATACAAGTCACGCCCCTAGGACCAGCCTGTCATACAGGAGAAGTAACTTGTTTCAATGATACGGTCTTCGATGATAATATCCTGAATCGGTCAATCGTCCATGAAATAACAGATGAAATTAAAAATCGACGTGCGAACCCAATCGAAGGATCATACACATCTTATTTATTCCGTGAAGGGTTGGATAAAATCTTAAAAAAAGTCGGAGAAGAAACGACTGAAGTTGTCATAGGCGCAAAAAATCGTGATAAAGCTGAAGTGACGAGCGAATTGGCGGATTTGACGTATCACTCTCTCGTGTTAATGGAAGAGTTAGGGGTAAGTGTTGAGGATGTCAAAAACGAATTGCGGAAAAGACGCCCTAAAAGTGAAGTGCTACGGGATGAGTAA
- the hisC gene encoding histidinol-phosphate transaminase translates to MSKFWSTMVKRTEPYVPGEQVEQKDIIKLNTNENPYPPSPKVIAAIQQEMGRSLQLYPSPTATELRETIGRQYGLSADEVFVGNGSDEVLAFSFMAFFEPGKTIRFPDVTYSFYPVYAKLFDIPYEEVPLNKDFTLPVDKYFQSEGGVILPNPNAPTSIYAELEHIEEIVKNNPDQVVIIDEAYIDFASKSATELIRKYDNVLVVQTTSKSRSLAGLRVGFAMGASSLIDALIRIKDSFNSYTLDRLALVGAQAAFEDEAYFTETTQKIIATRETMSETLQQLDFNVLPSQANYLFASHKSVPAEFIYNELKKEGLLVRYFNKSGIDNYLRITIGTDQQMERLVRKLKAILTK, encoded by the coding sequence ATGAGTAAGTTTTGGAGCACCATGGTAAAACGGACCGAACCGTATGTGCCGGGGGAGCAAGTTGAACAAAAGGATATCATTAAGCTGAATACCAATGAAAATCCATATCCACCTAGTCCGAAAGTGATAGCGGCAATCCAGCAAGAGATGGGACGTAGCCTTCAGTTATATCCATCACCTACAGCGACTGAGTTACGTGAAACGATCGGGCGTCAATATGGACTATCCGCCGACGAAGTGTTCGTCGGAAATGGCTCAGACGAAGTGCTAGCATTCTCCTTCATGGCGTTTTTTGAACCAGGCAAGACAATTCGATTTCCAGACGTTACATATAGTTTTTATCCAGTCTATGCAAAGTTATTTGATATCCCTTATGAAGAAGTTCCATTAAATAAAGATTTCACATTGCCTGTGGATAAATACTTTCAGTCTGAAGGCGGGGTCATTTTACCGAATCCAAATGCACCGACGAGCATCTATGCTGAACTTGAGCATATTGAAGAAATTGTAAAAAATAATCCCGACCAAGTCGTCATCATCGACGAAGCATATATCGACTTTGCATCGAAATCAGCAACTGAACTAATCCGAAAATACGATAATGTGCTCGTCGTCCAGACGACATCCAAATCACGTTCATTGGCAGGCTTACGCGTAGGTTTTGCAATGGGGGCCTCCTCGTTGATCGATGCATTAATCCGTATTAAAGACTCCTTTAACTCGTATACGTTAGATCGACTTGCGCTAGTGGGTGCACAAGCAGCATTTGAGGATGAAGCCTATTTCACTGAGACGACGCAGAAAATCATTGCAACACGAGAAACGATGTCTGAAACGTTACAACAGCTCGATTTTAACGTTCTTCCTTCACAAGCAAATTATCTTTTCGCCTCGCACAAGAGCGTTCCGGCAGAGTTTATTTACAATGAATTGAAGAAAGAAGGTTTGCTTGTCAGGTATTTTAATAAGTCTGGTATTGATAACTATTTGCGCATAACAATCGGCACGGATCAGCAGATGGAACGGCTAGTGAGGAAATTGAAAGCAATTCTTACTAAATAA
- a CDS encoding alpha-hydroxy-acid oxidizing protein produces the protein MKTTEDLIPNFENHLESHAYQKLRKEAFDYIARGAGAEATMQANRHAFDKWKIRPRVLRDVSKRDHTVSLFGRTMKTPILFAPIGVQRIAHPDGELGSAKSAGALEVPYIVSSAASYAMEEIARVSGNNIRWFQLYCSLEDCVTESLVKRAEASGYSAIVITVDTPLLGLRKADSRNGYSPLSEGNGCGNYFSDPAFCGLLEKLPNEDLESALMKQIEIIDRPSLNWGDFKKIRSYTKLPILLKGILHPDDAQLALEHDVDGIIVSNHGGRQLDHCISSLDALPDICQVVNGRIPVLLDSGIRSGVDVFKAIALGADAVLLGRPYIYGLAIDGEAGIARVIEDILHELDVSMALSGARSLCDINSHLLVEA, from the coding sequence ATGAAAACAACGGAAGATCTGATTCCGAATTTCGAAAACCATTTGGAATCACATGCATATCAGAAACTTAGGAAAGAAGCCTTCGATTACATTGCAAGAGGAGCCGGTGCAGAGGCGACGATGCAAGCAAACCGTCATGCATTCGACAAATGGAAAATTCGCCCGCGCGTTTTGCGCGATGTGTCCAAACGTGACCATACTGTTTCACTCTTCGGTAGGACAATGAAGACGCCAATCCTGTTCGCTCCAATTGGTGTCCAACGAATCGCCCATCCTGATGGGGAACTCGGTTCAGCAAAATCTGCAGGGGCACTTGAGGTTCCATACATTGTCAGTAGTGCGGCATCGTATGCAATGGAAGAGATTGCACGAGTGAGTGGAAACAATATTCGTTGGTTTCAGCTCTACTGTTCTCTTGAGGATTGTGTCACAGAAAGCCTTGTCAAACGTGCGGAAGCGAGCGGTTACTCGGCGATTGTCATTACGGTCGACACACCGTTACTAGGCCTTCGAAAAGCTGATAGTCGAAATGGCTATTCCCCTCTTTCCGAAGGCAATGGCTGTGGAAACTACTTTTCGGATCCTGCATTTTGTGGACTGTTAGAAAAGTTACCTAACGAAGATCTTGAATCAGCTTTAATGAAACAAATTGAAATCATTGATCGACCAAGCCTCAACTGGGGTGATTTTAAAAAAATACGTTCATATACGAAATTACCGATTCTACTAAAAGGGATTCTACATCCGGACGATGCACAGCTCGCACTTGAACACGATGTAGATGGGATTATCGTTTCCAATCACGGCGGGCGGCAATTGGACCATTGCATTTCATCATTGGATGCGCTTCCAGACATTTGTCAGGTTGTAAATGGTCGTATCCCTGTCCTGCTCGATAGCGGAATACGTAGCGGTGTCGATGTTTTTAAGGCAATTGCACTTGGCGCTGATGCAGTTTTACTTGGTCGCCCTTATATTTATGGATTAGCCATAGATGGTGAAGCAGGAATAGCGCGTGTTATCGAGGATATTCTGCATGAATTAGACGTGTCAATGGCACTGTCTGGCGCACGTTCTCTATGTGACATCAATTCGCATCTGCTTGTCGAAGCGTAA
- a CDS encoding YjiH family protein: MSVVYKGETVKTKNGVWKFLIPSFIGILLFLVPIKLNGEVTIGVGVLASLLLKTFGDWIPQFILIMLGFTVLMTFVTIMIKPAFIMNNSFLKSVFHVGLFGITMRMIGFAVGFMAYYQIGPEFISSRTTGGVVLFDLAPVLLTWFLFAGILLPLLVEFGLMEFVGSLVKKVMRPLFTLPGRSSIDTMASWMGAGTVGVLVTMKQYDEGYYTKREAAVIATTFSIASVAFSLVVAKVVGLGHLFIPFYLTISVASIVAAIIMPRIPPLSRKADTYYEPVGQQIDEFQPEGISNLQWGWKQALDKANTAKSPKKLVQDGVETVLDIWLGLIPLVMSLGAIALIVAEYTPVFNIISYPLVPLLEWMQLPEAAKAAPTMLVGFADMFLPAVIGSGIEAEITRFVVAALSLSQLVYMSEIGILILRSNIPVSFLDLFIIFIQRTIITLPIIVLIAHFIVFK; encoded by the coding sequence ATGTCTGTTGTATACAAAGGGGAAACTGTTAAGACAAAAAATGGGGTATGGAAATTTTTAATTCCTTCATTCATAGGAATTCTTCTATTTCTAGTTCCGATTAAACTGAATGGTGAAGTAACAATTGGGGTTGGGGTCCTTGCCTCGTTACTACTAAAAACGTTTGGAGACTGGATTCCACAGTTTATTTTGATCATGTTGGGATTCACTGTTCTTATGACTTTCGTGACCATCATGATTAAACCTGCATTTATCATGAATAATTCTTTCTTAAAAAGTGTATTCCATGTAGGCCTTTTTGGGATTACAATGCGTATGATCGGCTTTGCAGTCGGATTTATGGCGTATTATCAAATCGGCCCCGAATTTATCTCTTCCCGCACTACGGGTGGCGTTGTCCTCTTTGATTTGGCACCGGTCCTCCTAACTTGGTTCCTCTTTGCAGGAATTCTACTACCACTATTAGTGGAATTCGGACTGATGGAATTTGTTGGGTCCTTAGTAAAAAAAGTGATGCGTCCATTGTTCACTCTACCGGGTCGTTCATCCATTGATACGATGGCATCATGGATGGGTGCAGGAACAGTCGGTGTCCTTGTGACAATGAAACAATATGACGAAGGTTACTACACAAAACGCGAAGCAGCCGTCATTGCGACAACGTTTTCCATCGCATCCGTGGCGTTTTCACTTGTTGTTGCCAAAGTCGTGGGACTAGGTCACTTATTCATTCCATTCTATTTAACAATTTCGGTTGCAAGTATCGTTGCTGCTATCATTATGCCGCGGATTCCACCTTTATCACGTAAGGCAGATACGTATTACGAGCCAGTCGGCCAACAGATAGACGAATTTCAACCTGAAGGTATTTCAAATCTGCAATGGGGATGGAAACAGGCACTCGATAAAGCAAACACAGCTAAAAGCCCAAAAAAACTTGTCCAAGATGGCGTTGAAACTGTTCTCGATATCTGGCTTGGGCTCATTCCGCTCGTCATGAGCCTCGGGGCAATCGCACTGATCGTCGCTGAATATACACCCGTTTTCAACATTATCTCTTATCCGCTTGTTCCGCTATTGGAATGGATGCAACTCCCTGAAGCTGCAAAAGCCGCTCCAACAATGCTCGTCGGATTCGCTGATATGTTTTTACCAGCGGTCATCGGAAGTGGAATTGAAGCTGAAATTACAAGATTTGTTGTCGCTGCCCTCTCCCTGTCTCAACTTGTTTATATGTCGGAAATCGGGATACTAATTTTACGGTCGAATATCCCTGTCAGCTTCCTTGATCTGTTCATCATCTTCATACAACGAACAATCATCACACTTCCAATCATTGTACTTATCGCACATTTTATAGTCTTTAAATGA
- a CDS encoding aspartate aminotransferase family protein, whose protein sequence is MQNQIKEQQDWLHMVDSIGNFLAPSMAKDHPNLPVIKAEGCYYYGADGKRYLDFTSGIAVENVGHRHPKVVQAIKESADHLIHGPSGVIIYESILKLAAELQKILPPKLDNFFFANSGTEAIEGALKLAKYVTKRPYVVSFTGCFHGRSIGALSVTTSKSKYRKHLQPAWLTYQLPYALPEYLPEGADPEIYFAEKLERDAQKLFNHQVDPEEIACMIIEPILGEGGYVIPPASWLKKIREICDRHGILLIFDEVQTGFGRTGNWFAAQTFDVRPDIMAIAKGIAAGLPLSATVASKELMDQWPLGSHGTTFGGNPIACSAALASLEVIHEEKLLENTKEMGAYAIARLLEMKKEFPIIRDVRGVGLMIGIELGDPQTGEPSGKTVMEVLDYSLKNGVLFYLCGNSGEVIRMIPPLTINKEQIDTGLNVLKAALQTYST, encoded by the coding sequence ATGCAAAATCAAATAAAAGAACAACAGGACTGGCTTCACATGGTCGATTCCATAGGTAACTTCCTTGCTCCAAGCATGGCAAAAGATCACCCAAATCTTCCGGTTATCAAAGCGGAAGGATGTTACTACTATGGTGCCGACGGAAAAAGGTATTTGGATTTCACATCGGGTATTGCAGTGGAAAATGTCGGACATCGTCATCCAAAAGTCGTACAGGCGATAAAAGAAAGCGCAGATCATTTAATCCACGGGCCATCTGGAGTCATTATCTATGAATCTATTTTAAAGTTAGCTGCGGAGTTGCAAAAAATACTTCCACCGAAACTCGATAATTTCTTTTTCGCTAACAGTGGAACAGAAGCGATTGAAGGGGCGTTGAAACTTGCTAAATATGTAACAAAAAGACCTTATGTCGTTTCTTTCACTGGCTGTTTCCACGGCAGATCCATTGGTGCGCTCAGTGTCACAACATCTAAAAGTAAATATCGAAAACATCTACAACCTGCGTGGCTTACTTACCAACTGCCCTATGCCCTTCCCGAATATCTTCCCGAAGGAGCAGACCCGGAAATATATTTCGCTGAAAAACTTGAGCGTGACGCACAGAAATTATTCAATCACCAAGTGGATCCTGAAGAAATTGCGTGCATGATCATCGAACCGATTCTTGGTGAAGGTGGCTATGTTATACCCCCTGCATCATGGTTGAAGAAAATACGTGAAATATGTGATCGCCATGGTATTCTTCTTATTTTCGATGAAGTTCAAACTGGTTTTGGCCGTACCGGGAATTGGTTCGCTGCACAAACATTTGATGTCAGACCGGACATCATGGCAATTGCAAAAGGAATTGCCGCAGGACTACCACTTAGCGCAACCGTCGCTTCTAAAGAATTGATGGACCAATGGCCACTCGGTTCACACGGGACAACATTTGGCGGGAATCCAATTGCATGCTCAGCTGCCCTTGCCTCCTTAGAAGTGATTCATGAGGAAAAACTGCTTGAAAACACGAAAGAGATGGGTGCCTATGCAATCGCTCGTTTGTTGGAGATGAAAAAGGAATTCCCAATCATACGGGATGTCCGTGGTGTCGGACTCATGATTGGAATCGAACTTGGGGATCCGCAAACCGGGGAACCTTCCGGAAAAACCGTCATGGAAGTACTCGACTATAGTCTTAAAAACGGTGTGCTCTTCTATTTATGTGGCAACTCGGGAGAGGTCATTCGGATGATTCCACCACTTACAATCAACAAAGAGCAAATTGATACAGGTCTTAATGTATTGAAAGCTGCTCTACAAACTTATTCAACCTAA
- a CDS encoding sigma 54-interacting transcriptional regulator, giving the protein MAKFHLTPNSVQEILETYDEDVIVTNREGIIIKATRISGQHYGIEVEELIGKSVYELQSAEIFSPAITPLVLRQKKKVVTIQKTPSGAKVLITGMPFFNEIGEVEFVVSYSYDVSELLVIQEYMKEQEFEMSKVQEELQLLRKKSFSMKGLIIESKETHEAYAVAHKVAPLDVSIVLYGEQGTGKTTMAKRIHKESSRTNGPFIELDCATIPESMFDKELFGEQIGIGKTATISPGLLSIAEGGTLFLKKVDRLPLHLQGKLLKVLKDERLKPLGSEETLSLDIRLISSAETELFQATTENRFLKEFHYFLTIIPIHLQPLQSRKEDLSALITYFLHYFSAKYNTEKSLSDSVFNLLLKLEWKGNIHELRNVIERIIVQSPEQIIGINDLPPEYRMQFEEGLTDIDLDGQTLPTILEHVEKKVLNNARQRYKTTTEMAKVLGISQPSVVRKLKKHTLPD; this is encoded by the coding sequence ATGGCAAAATTCCATTTAACCCCGAATTCAGTACAAGAAATACTAGAAACCTACGATGAAGACGTCATTGTTACAAATCGCGAAGGCATTATTATTAAGGCAACACGAATTAGCGGACAACACTACGGCATAGAAGTGGAAGAACTGATCGGTAAATCTGTTTATGAATTGCAGTCGGCAGAAATTTTTTCCCCGGCCATTACACCATTGGTCCTTCGCCAAAAAAAGAAAGTGGTCACGATACAAAAAACACCCTCTGGCGCAAAAGTGCTAATTACTGGCATGCCCTTTTTCAACGAAATTGGAGAAGTAGAATTCGTAGTCAGTTATTCTTATGACGTTTCAGAATTACTTGTCATCCAGGAATATATGAAAGAGCAGGAATTTGAAATGTCAAAAGTGCAAGAGGAATTACAACTTTTACGAAAAAAATCGTTCTCTATGAAAGGCCTAATAATTGAAAGTAAAGAAACACATGAAGCATATGCGGTAGCTCATAAAGTTGCCCCGCTCGATGTTTCTATTGTTCTTTATGGTGAACAAGGAACGGGCAAGACGACAATGGCAAAAAGGATTCATAAAGAAAGTTCTAGAACCAATGGCCCCTTCATCGAACTAGATTGTGCAACGATTCCAGAATCAATGTTTGATAAAGAACTGTTCGGCGAGCAAATAGGTATTGGCAAAACCGCAACCATTTCGCCAGGACTTCTATCGATTGCAGAAGGTGGCACATTATTTTTAAAGAAAGTGGATCGATTGCCTCTTCACTTACAAGGGAAGTTGTTGAAAGTATTGAAAGATGAGCGCTTAAAGCCACTTGGTAGCGAAGAGACCCTCTCCTTAGACATCCGTCTCATCTCTTCTGCTGAAACGGAACTATTTCAAGCAACAACAGAGAATCGATTCCTAAAAGAATTTCATTATTTTCTAACGATTATTCCGATCCATCTACAGCCCTTACAAAGTAGAAAGGAGGATTTAAGCGCGCTTATCACTTATTTCTTGCATTATTTTTCAGCAAAGTATAATACTGAAAAATCATTATCGGATAGCGTATTCAATCTGCTGTTAAAGCTCGAGTGGAAAGGTAATATTCATGAACTACGTAACGTAATCGAGCGCATTATTGTTCAGAGTCCGGAACAAATTATCGGGATTAACGACTTGCCTCCTGAATACCGAATGCAATTTGAAGAGGGGCTAACCGACATCGATCTTGACGGTCAAACGCTTCCGACTATTTTAGAACATGTAGAAAAAAAAGTACTGAATAATGCTCGTCAACGTTATAAAACAACGACTGAAATGGCAAAAGTACTTGGTATTAGCCAGCCTTCGGTAGTCAGAAAGTTAAAAAAGCACACACTACCTGATTAA
- a CDS encoding cytochrome-c oxidase: MGKTLLKLSVVYFMLGISFGLYMSLTHIFTLTSVHVHINLLGWMSLALIGIFYHLYPNLEKTFLAKWHFWLHNIGLPIMMIAIALAILGAGNIFFPIATAGGAATLIGIFCFGFNVLINMDKRTV, encoded by the coding sequence GTGGGTAAAACGCTTCTTAAGTTATCGGTTGTCTATTTCATGCTTGGGATATCGTTCGGCCTGTACATGTCGCTCACACACATCTTTACGTTGACATCGGTTCATGTTCACATCAATTTATTGGGATGGATGTCATTAGCACTCATAGGAATATTTTATCATTTATATCCAAATTTAGAGAAGACATTTTTGGCGAAATGGCATTTTTGGCTTCATAACATCGGATTGCCAATCATGATGATTGCCATTGCTTTGGCCATATTAGGCGCAGGCAATATATTTTTCCCAATCGCAACAGCAGGAGGGGCTGCAACACTGATTGGTATCTTCTGCTTTGGCTTCAATGTCCTCATTAATATGGATAAACGTACAGTTTGA
- the rlmN gene encoding 23S rRNA (adenine(2503)-C(2))-methyltransferase RlmN — MKNSIYGLTIEQLTEWLLEQGQKKFRAAQIWDWLYKKRVTNFADMKNISQECIELLDANYVIRTLEQTVKQESEDGTIKFLFKMQDGNLIETVLMKFPYGQSVCVTTQVGCNIGCSFCASGLLKKSRDLTAGEIVEQIMEVQHHLDAKAEDERVSHIVVMGIGEPFDNYSNLMNFLRVVNDQKGLSIGARHITVSTSGNPQRIKEFAEENIQINLAVSLHAPNNDLRTRVMKINKAFPIEKLMDSIDYYLETTNRRITFEYIMLHDVNDHVLEAQQLAKLLENKRHLSYVNLIPYNPVDEHDQYRRSTPEDIKAFYETLKRRGINCGVRLEHGTDIDAACGQLRSKQIKKEKAV; from the coding sequence ATGAAAAACTCGATATACGGTCTTACGATTGAACAACTAACAGAATGGTTATTGGAACAAGGACAAAAAAAATTCCGTGCTGCACAAATTTGGGACTGGTTATATAAAAAGCGTGTCACAAACTTTGCAGACATGAAAAATATTAGTCAAGAATGTATTGAATTACTGGATGCAAACTATGTCATCCGAACGTTGGAGCAGACAGTTAAGCAGGAATCAGAAGACGGGACAATCAAGTTCCTATTTAAAATGCAGGATGGCAACTTAATTGAAACCGTATTGATGAAGTTCCCTTACGGCCAATCAGTCTGTGTAACGACACAAGTCGGCTGTAACATCGGCTGCAGTTTCTGTGCGAGCGGATTGTTGAAAAAGAGCCGTGATTTGACTGCTGGAGAAATTGTGGAGCAAATCATGGAAGTGCAACATCACCTTGATGCAAAAGCCGAAGATGAGCGCGTAAGCCATATTGTTGTTATGGGAATTGGCGAGCCATTCGACAACTATTCGAATTTGATGAATTTCCTTCGTGTCGTCAATGATCAAAAAGGACTTTCCATCGGTGCCCGTCATATTACCGTTTCAACAAGCGGTAACCCGCAACGGATCAAGGAATTCGCGGAAGAAAATATCCAAATTAACCTAGCTGTTTCATTGCATGCGCCAAATAATGATCTTCGTACACGCGTTATGAAAATTAACAAAGCGTTCCCAATTGAAAAGTTGATGGACTCCATCGATTATTATTTGGAAACGACAAACCGCAGAATAACGTTTGAATATATTATGTTGCATGATGTGAATGATCACGTTCTAGAAGCGCAGCAACTTGCAAAACTGCTTGAAAACAAACGTCATCTGTCATATGTCAACTTGATTCCTTACAACCCAGTTGACGAACATGACCAGTATCGCCGTAGCACACCGGAAGACATTAAAGCATTTTACGAAACACTCAAAAGAAGAGGCATAAATTGTGGTGTTCGTCTTGAACACGGCACAGATATCGACGCAGCTTGTGGTCAGTTACGAAGTAAGCAAATCAAGAAAGAAAAAGCTGTCTGA
- a CDS encoding DUF3953 domain-containing protein, whose product MLKIVRLISSLIVIALASYGLITKNFEFMPYMMLFLGVSILVIGVLELQAKRKTIAIISILASAFILFVAIYTF is encoded by the coding sequence ATGTTAAAAATAGTAAGGTTGATTTCATCACTTATTGTTATTGCATTAGCAAGTTATGGTCTAATTACTAAAAACTTTGAGTTTATGCCCTATATGATGTTGTTCTTAGGCGTGTCTATATTAGTTATAGGGGTTTTGGAACTACAAGCAAAACGGAAAACAATTGCGATAATTTCGATCCTTGCTTCCGCATTTATATTGTTTGTCGCAATTTATACTTTTTAA
- a CDS encoding VOC family protein, translating into MEIKLLTLQTKELEMMKEFYTQYLGFSICRESQNSFQIQIGTSTLEFTNLNVTGEPYYHFAFNIPSNHFQEAKEWLKGKTTLLLEDGEDEANFSFWPAHACYFEDPAGNIVELIARYNVNANSDTPFSVNNILNISEIGLIVKDAPMVGEQFKEINIFDSESDLITNSSLNFMQNNKNGVFIILTSIGRRWLFSEKKSKIFPLKITIENQIVLGVDEEHNFFIKYSDYVI; encoded by the coding sequence ATGGAAATTAAATTACTGACATTACAAACAAAAGAATTGGAAATGATGAAAGAATTTTATACGCAATATTTAGGATTTTCTATTTGTAGGGAGAGTCAAAATAGCTTTCAAATTCAAATAGGAACAAGCACTTTGGAATTTACTAATTTAAATGTAACAGGAGAACCATATTATCATTTTGCATTTAATATTCCCTCCAATCATTTTCAGGAAGCAAAGGAATGGTTGAAAGGAAAAACAACGCTTTTATTAGAAGACGGAGAAGACGAGGCAAATTTCTCGTTTTGGCCAGCACATGCTTGCTATTTTGAAGACCCAGCGGGAAATATAGTAGAACTCATTGCCCGTTATAATGTGAATGCAAATAGTGATACGCCATTTTCAGTAAATAACATTTTGAATATTAGCGAGATTGGTTTAATTGTAAAAGATGCACCAATGGTCGGCGAGCAATTTAAGGAAATTAATATTTTTGATAGTGAAAGTGATCTAATTACTAATTCTTCTTTAAATTTCATGCAAAATAATAAAAATGGTGTTTTTATTATTTTAACTAGCATAGGTAGAAGGTGGCTGTTCTCAGAAAAGAAATCTAAAATTTTTCCATTGAAAATAACAATTGAAAACCAAATAGTTTTAGGTGTAGATGAGGAACATAATTTTTTCATTAAATATAGTGATTATGTAATATGA
- the istB gene encoding IS21-like element helper ATPase IstB produces the protein MKNSYQQLIQNLEYLKLKQMTQHLGEVVDFSIKNELSFIDTLVKLTNYEIDVKEQNMIHSMVKVGAFPHRKEITEFDFEFQPSINKQQISDFISLRFLEAQENIVFLGPSGVGKTHLATSIGIAAAKKRTSTYFIKCHDLIQNLKRAKIENRLEVRLKHYTKYRLLIIDEIGYLPIEAEDAKMFFQLIDMRYEKKSTILTTNINFKAWDEVFQDTKLANAILDRVLHHATVVSIVGQSYRIKDHLKKEDE, from the coding sequence ATGAAGAATAGTTATCAGCAATTAATCCAAAACTTAGAGTACTTAAAACTGAAACAAATGACGCAACATTTAGGAGAAGTCGTGGACTTCAGCATTAAAAACGAATTGTCATTTATAGATACTTTAGTCAAACTTACAAATTATGAGATTGATGTGAAAGAACAAAATATGATTCACTCAATGGTTAAAGTGGGTGCCTTCCCACACCGAAAAGAAATCACTGAATTTGATTTTGAATTTCAGCCAAGTATAAATAAGCAGCAAATTTCAGATTTTATTTCATTACGCTTCCTTGAGGCGCAAGAGAACATTGTATTTTTAGGCCCCAGCGGGGTCGGCAAAACTCATTTGGCGACATCGATAGGTATAGCGGCCGCAAAGAAACGTACCAGCACTTACTTTATAAAGTGCCACGACTTAATCCAGAACTTGAAGCGTGCAAAGATAGAGAATCGCTTAGAAGTCCGTTTAAAGCATTATACGAAGTATAGACTATTGATTATTGATGAGATTGGTTACTTACCAATTGAAGCAGAGGATGCGAAGATGTTCTTCCAGCTCATTGATATGCGTTATGAAAAAAAAAGTACGATTTTAACGACGAATATTAACTTCAAAGCATGGGATGAAGTTTTCCAGGATACCAAATTAGCGAACGCCATATTGGATCGTGTTCTGCATCACGCAACAGTTGTAAGTATCGTTGGACAATCCTACAGAATAAAGGATCACCTCAAAAAAGAAGATGAGTGA